The Pseudomonas berkeleyensis genome includes a region encoding these proteins:
- a CDS encoding F0F1 ATP synthase subunit I: MERRMPKRLPFHRLPVFPVLVAQLIVLLLAAAVGWQWRGNVAGYSALIGGLIAWLPNLYFAHKAFRFSGARAAREIVRSFYAGEAGKLILTFVLFALAFAGVKPMEAPMLFGAYLLTLMVSWFSPLLITKFSRP; this comes from the coding sequence ATGGAACGCCGCATGCCAAAGCGCCTGCCCTTCCATCGTCTGCCGGTTTTTCCGGTATTGGTGGCCCAACTTATCGTCCTGCTGCTGGCCGCTGCGGTGGGCTGGCAGTGGCGAGGCAACGTAGCGGGTTACTCAGCGCTGATTGGCGGACTGATCGCCTGGTTGCCCAACCTGTATTTCGCCCACAAAGCGTTCCGATTTAGCGGAGCGCGGGCAGCGCGGGAAATCGTCCGTTCTTTTTATGCGGGCGAAGCAGGAAAACTGATTTTGACGTTCGTGCTCTTTGCACTGGCGTTTGCGGGCGTGAAACCCATGGAGGCACCGATGCTGTTCGGCGCCTACCTGCTGACCCTGATGGTCAGCTGGTTTTCCCCGCTGCTGATAACGAAATTTTCAAGACCTTAA
- a CDS encoding ParB/RepB/Spo0J family partition protein, which yields MAAKKRGLGRGLDALLGGNTVGALQEEAAQADTRELQYVPLDLIQRGKYQPRRDMDQTALEELAASIRAQGVMQPIVLRPIGGGRFEIVAGERRWRASQLAGQDKIPAMVRELPDEAAIAMALIENIQREDLNPIEEAVALQRLQQEFELTQQQVADAVGKSRVTVTNLLRLIALPEEIKTLLAHGDLEMGHARALLGLPLEQQVEAARHVVARGLTVRQTEALVRQWLSAKPAPTKAKADPDISRLEQRLAERLGSPVQIKHGSKGKGQLVIRYNSLDELQGVLAHIR from the coding sequence ATGGCTGCGAAGAAACGAGGTCTGGGTCGAGGTCTGGACGCCCTGCTCGGCGGCAACACCGTTGGCGCATTGCAGGAAGAGGCCGCCCAGGCCGACACCCGTGAACTGCAGTACGTGCCGCTGGATCTGATCCAGCGTGGCAAGTACCAGCCGCGTCGCGACATGGATCAGACCGCGCTGGAAGAACTCGCTGCCTCGATCCGTGCTCAGGGCGTCATGCAACCCATCGTGTTGCGTCCGATTGGCGGTGGTCGTTTCGAAATCGTCGCCGGTGAGCGGCGCTGGCGTGCCAGTCAACTGGCCGGCCAGGACAAGATTCCGGCCATGGTGCGTGAGCTGCCCGATGAAGCGGCCATCGCCATGGCACTGATCGAGAACATCCAGCGCGAAGACCTCAATCCAATCGAGGAAGCGGTTGCCCTGCAGAGGCTGCAACAGGAATTCGAGCTGACTCAGCAGCAGGTCGCCGATGCCGTCGGCAAGTCCCGCGTCACCGTGACCAACCTGCTGCGTCTGATCGCCCTGCCGGAAGAGATAAAGACGCTGCTTGCCCATGGCGATCTGGAAATGGGACATGCCCGTGCATTGCTCGGTTTGCCCCTCGAACAACAGGTCGAAGCTGCGCGACACGTTGTCGCACGCGGCCTCACCGTTCGCCAGACCGAAGCCCTGGTTCGCCAGTGGCTGTCCGCCAAACCGGCCCCAACCAAAGCCAAGGCCGACCCTGACATCAGTCGTCTGGAGCAACGCCTGGCAGAGCGTCTAGGCTCGCCAGTGCAGATAAAACACGGCTCCAAGGGCAAAGGTCAGCTGGTCATTCGCTACAACTCCCTCGACGAATTGCAGGGCGTACTTGCCCATATCCGCTGA
- a CDS encoding ParA family protein encodes MAKVFAIANQKGGVGKTTTCINLAASLVATKRRVLLIDLDPQGNATMGSGVDKHALEHSIYDVLIGECDLSQAMQFSEHGGYQLLPANRDLTAAEVALLEMKMKESRLRYALAPIRENYDYILIDCPPSLNMLTINALVAADGVIIPMQCEYYALEGLSDLVNSIQRIAQLLNPKLQIEGLLRTMYDPRISLTNDVTAQLKQHFGDKLYDAVIPRNVRLAEAPSFGMPALVYDKQSRGAIAYLALAGELVRRQRAAAKTATA; translated from the coding sequence ATGGCCAAGGTATTCGCGATCGCCAATCAGAAAGGCGGCGTGGGCAAAACCACGACGTGCATCAACCTGGCTGCTTCACTGGTGGCGACCAAGCGGCGTGTGCTGCTGATCGACCTCGACCCACAGGGCAACGCCACCATGGGCAGTGGTGTCGACAAGCATGCTCTGGAGCATTCGATCTATGACGTGTTGATCGGCGAATGCGACCTGAGTCAGGCCATGCAGTTCTCCGAGCACGGCGGCTATCAATTGCTGCCGGCCAACCGTGACCTGACCGCTGCAGAAGTCGCACTGCTGGAAATGAAGATGAAGGAGAGCCGCCTGCGCTATGCCCTGGCGCCGATCCGCGAGAACTACGACTACATCCTCATCGACTGCCCGCCATCGCTGAACATGCTGACCATCAACGCCCTGGTCGCCGCCGATGGCGTGATCATCCCCATGCAGTGCGAGTACTACGCGCTCGAGGGCTTGAGCGACCTGGTCAACAGCATCCAGCGCATCGCCCAACTGCTCAATCCCAAGCTGCAGATCGAAGGTCTGCTGCGCACCATGTACGACCCGCGCATCAGCCTGACCAACGACGTTACCGCTCAGCTCAAGCAGCATTTCGGCGACAAGCTGTATGACGCCGTGATCCCGCGCAACGTGCGCCTGGCCGAGGCGCCGAGCTTCGGCATGCCGGCGCTGGTCTACGACAAACAATCCCGTGGTGCCATCGCCTACCTGGCGCTGGCAGGCGAGCTGGTGCGCCGTCAGCGCGCTGCCGCGAAAACCGCTACCGCTTAA
- the rsmG gene encoding 16S rRNA (guanine(527)-N(7))-methyltransferase RsmG, whose translation MMSVTQRHAEELIQGARELGIELSAQQQEQLLAYLGLLIKWNKAYNLTAVRNPDEMVSRHLLDSLSVVPFVAELGDNWLDVGSGGGMPGVPLAIMFPERRFTLLDSNGKKTRFLTQVKLELKLANLEVVHNRVEAYRPEQPFNGISSRAFSSLDDFSNWTRHLGSAETHWLAMKGVHPDDELQALPADFRLSATHVLRVPGCQGQRHLLILRRSV comes from the coding sequence CTGATGTCGGTTACCCAGCGTCATGCCGAAGAACTGATCCAGGGCGCCCGCGAGCTTGGCATCGAGCTCAGCGCGCAGCAGCAGGAGCAACTGCTCGCCTACCTGGGCCTGCTGATCAAGTGGAACAAGGCCTACAACCTCACCGCCGTGCGCAACCCTGACGAGATGGTGTCACGCCATCTGCTCGACAGCCTGTCGGTGGTGCCCTTCGTCGCCGAGCTTGGGGATAACTGGCTGGACGTTGGCAGCGGCGGCGGCATGCCCGGCGTGCCGCTAGCGATCATGTTCCCCGAGCGGCGTTTCACCTTGCTCGATTCCAACGGCAAGAAGACCCGCTTTCTCACCCAGGTCAAACTGGAGCTGAAACTCGCCAACCTCGAGGTTGTCCACAACCGGGTCGAGGCGTATCGACCCGAGCAGCCTTTTAACGGCATCAGCTCGCGTGCATTCAGCAGCCTAGATGACTTCAGCAACTGGACGCGCCACCTCGGCAGTGCAGAAACCCACTGGCTGGCGATGAAAGGCGTGCACCCGGATGACGAGTTGCAGGCGCTGCCGGCGGACTTCCGTCTCAGTGCCACGCATGTACTGCGGGTTCCCGGTTGCCAAGGCCAACGCCATCTGTTGATACTGCGTCGCTCGGTCTAA